In a genomic window of Brockia lithotrophica:
- a CDS encoding flagellar hook-basal body complex protein FliE, with the protein MCLGHSMDKLVSLPGSASGLLRPIEGGASSSRFDEASGFAANLRDALREIERSEREVAALSQRVAAGEPVPVEEVILKSQELTFLVLAAAEVRNRVIEAYHDLMRMPL; encoded by the coding sequence TTGTGCCTCGGGCATTCGATGGACAAGCTCGTTTCCTTACCCGGAAGCGCTTCCGGCCTTCTGCGCCCGATCGAAGGGGGCGCGAGCTCCTCGAGATTTGACGAAGCGTCGGGCTTTGCCGCGAACCTCCGTGATGCCCTACGCGAAATCGAAAGAAGCGAGCGTGAGGTTGCCGCGCTTTCCCAACGCGTGGCCGCCGGGGAACCCGTGCCCGTGGAGGAAGTCATCCTCAAGAGTCAGGAACTCACCTTCCTCGTACTTGCGGCGGCGGAGGTGCGCAACCGCGTGATCGAGGCGTACCACGACCTCATGCGCATGCCGCTCTAG
- the hslU gene encoding ATP-dependent protease ATPase subunit HslU: MSKREESVPVSERELTPRRIVEELDKYIVGQRAAKRAVAVALRNRYRRSLLPPELREEIAPKNILMIGPTGVGKTEIARRLARIVGAPFVKVEATKFTEVGYVGRDVESMVRDLVDTAVHMVRARKVEAVRRRAELLAEERLVDLLTGGPRVQREFRNPLEVLFGGGEAPRERVQDAANEEARRNVREALRAGRMEDVLVEVEVEEEGNAFLFDWFQGQGLEQIGMNMQEMLRSMFPRRTKRRKLTVREARPLLIQEEAQKLIDMDEVRDEALRLAEEHGIIFLDEIDKIAGREGSVGPDVSREGVQRDLLPIVEGSTVMTKYGPVKTDFILFIAAGAFHTAKPSDLIPELQGRFPVRVELEPLTEEDFVRILTEPENALIKQYTALLATEGVTLDFTTDAIRAIARLAAEVNAHTEDIGARRLYTLLEKLLEDVSFEAPELRGQTVPITEAYVREKLGPLVERRDLSRYIL; the protein is encoded by the coding sequence ATGTCGAAGCGGGAGGAGTCGGTTCCCGTGAGTGAACGCGAACTCACCCCCCGGCGCATCGTGGAGGAGCTCGACAAGTACATCGTTGGCCAGCGGGCGGCGAAGCGGGCCGTCGCCGTAGCCCTGCGCAATCGCTACCGCAGGAGCCTCCTGCCGCCGGAACTTCGCGAAGAAATCGCCCCGAAGAACATCCTCATGATCGGCCCCACGGGTGTGGGGAAAACGGAAATCGCCCGGCGACTCGCGCGCATCGTAGGCGCCCCTTTCGTGAAGGTAGAGGCGACGAAGTTCACGGAAGTCGGCTACGTCGGCCGCGACGTGGAGTCCATGGTGCGGGATCTCGTGGATACGGCGGTGCACATGGTGCGGGCGCGCAAGGTGGAGGCCGTTCGCCGGCGCGCGGAACTCCTCGCCGAGGAACGGCTCGTGGATCTCCTCACGGGCGGACCTAGGGTGCAGAGGGAGTTCCGCAACCCTTTGGAGGTCCTCTTCGGCGGTGGTGAGGCCCCGCGCGAACGGGTACAAGACGCTGCGAACGAGGAGGCGCGTCGCAACGTGCGCGAGGCGCTGCGCGCCGGCCGGATGGAGGACGTCCTCGTGGAGGTGGAGGTCGAAGAGGAAGGGAATGCCTTCTTGTTCGACTGGTTTCAAGGCCAGGGGCTCGAGCAGATCGGCATGAACATGCAGGAGATGCTCCGCAGCATGTTTCCCCGCCGCACGAAGCGGCGCAAACTCACCGTCCGCGAGGCACGCCCCCTCCTCATTCAAGAGGAGGCGCAAAAGCTCATCGACATGGACGAGGTGCGGGACGAGGCGCTTCGCCTAGCGGAAGAGCACGGGATCATCTTTCTCGACGAGATCGACAAGATCGCGGGGCGGGAGGGGAGCGTAGGTCCGGACGTCTCCCGCGAGGGCGTACAGCGGGACCTCCTCCCGATCGTGGAGGGGTCTACGGTGATGACCAAGTACGGTCCTGTAAAGACGGACTTCATCTTGTTCATCGCCGCAGGCGCCTTCCACACCGCAAAGCCGAGCGACCTCATTCCCGAACTCCAGGGGCGGTTTCCCGTGCGCGTCGAGCTTGAACCCCTCACGGAAGAGGATTTTGTGCGGATCCTCACGGAGCCCGAAAACGCCCTCATCAAGCAGTACACCGCCCTTTTGGCCACCGAGGGGGTTACCCTGGACTTCACAACTGATGCAATTCGCGCAATTGCTCGTTTGGCGGCAGAAGTGAACGCCCATACTGAAGACATCGGGGCGCGGCGCCTCTACACCCTTCTGGAAAAGCTCCTCGAGGACGTTTCCTTTGAGGCTCCCGAACTTCGGGGCCAGACCGTTCCCATCACGGAAGCCTACGTCCGGGAAAAGCTCGGTCCGCTCGTCGAGCGCAGGGATTTGAGCCGCTACATCTTGTAA
- the hslV gene encoding ATP-dependent protease subunit HslV has product MRIHGTTIVAVRKDGRAAMAGDGQVTFGQATVLKHGARKVRRLYGGKVLAGFAGAVADAITLFERFEGKLEAHHGNLARAAVELSKEWRTDRYLRRLEALLVVVDREAMFLLSGSGEVLEPDDGILAVGSGGAYALAAARALMRNAPDLTAADIARKSLEIASEICVYTNDRIVVEELG; this is encoded by the coding sequence GTGCGCATTCACGGTACGACGATCGTCGCCGTGCGCAAGGACGGAAGGGCCGCTATGGCCGGCGACGGGCAGGTGACCTTCGGTCAGGCGACGGTCCTCAAGCACGGGGCGCGCAAGGTACGTCGGCTGTACGGAGGTAAGGTGCTCGCCGGCTTTGCCGGTGCCGTCGCCGATGCGATTACCCTCTTCGAACGCTTCGAGGGCAAACTCGAGGCCCACCACGGGAACCTCGCCCGCGCCGCCGTCGAGCTTTCCAAGGAATGGCGAACGGACCGTTACCTCCGGCGTCTGGAAGCGCTCCTCGTCGTCGTGGACCGCGAGGCGATGTTTCTCCTCTCGGGAAGCGGGGAGGTGCTCGAGCCCGACGACGGAATTCTCGCCGTCGGCTCCGGGGGAGCCTACGCCCTCGCCGCCGCCCGGGCCCTCATGCGCAACGCTCCCGATCTCACCGCGGCGGACATCGCCCGGAAGTCCCTCGAAATCGCCTCCGAGATCTGCGTGTATACGAACGACCGCATCGTCGTCGAGGAGCTCGGGTAG
- a CDS encoding site-specific tyrosine recombinase produces the protein MRRDLELWRTRFLHALRYERGLAPRTVRAYGTDVADFLAFLRAVGGDPGGESPSPSGEGEAPSGTSIGFPGEPRETRTLARRYVRQMLERGRSRTTVARRLVSLRAFFAYLVDQGVVESNPFLGIKPPKPGKRLPKVLAPSEVRRMLEAPDPRSPVGLRDRALLETLYSSGARVGEVVGLRVGDLDLREGKARVLGKGGKERLVPLGRYAVEALDLYLVAGRPRLLGDREDLGYVFLSVRGRPLGDRDVRRIVERTALGVLGAEPVTPHTFRHTFATHLLDGGADLRTVQELLGHASIGTTQVYTHVSQARLRETYRRTHPRA, from the coding sequence GTGAGGCGAGATCTCGAGCTTTGGCGCACGCGTTTTCTCCACGCCCTCCGGTACGAGCGCGGGCTTGCCCCGCGCACGGTGCGCGCGTATGGAACGGACGTGGCCGATTTTCTCGCCTTCCTTCGCGCGGTGGGCGGCGATCCGGGAGGAGAATCCCCCTCCCCATCCGGGGAAGGCGAGGCTCCGTCCGGTACGTCCATCGGATTCCCTGGAGAACCCCGGGAAACTCGGACGTTGGCCCGGCGTTACGTCCGGCAGATGCTCGAGCGCGGACGTAGCCGGACCACGGTGGCGCGGCGCCTCGTGTCCTTGCGGGCGTTTTTCGCCTACCTCGTAGACCAAGGTGTCGTGGAAAGCAATCCCTTCCTCGGAATCAAGCCCCCCAAGCCGGGGAAGCGCCTCCCCAAGGTGCTCGCCCCGTCGGAAGTCCGCCGGATGCTCGAAGCGCCCGATCCGCGCTCACCCGTGGGGCTCCGCGACCGCGCGCTTTTGGAAACGCTGTACTCCTCGGGGGCACGTGTGGGGGAGGTCGTCGGCCTGCGCGTCGGAGACCTGGACCTTCGGGAAGGCAAGGCCCGCGTCCTCGGCAAAGGGGGAAAAGAGCGCTTGGTTCCTCTGGGAAGGTATGCCGTAGAGGCGCTCGACCTCTACCTCGTCGCGGGACGGCCTAGGCTTTTGGGCGATCGCGAAGACCTGGGGTACGTCTTCTTGAGCGTTCGCGGTCGGCCGTTGGGGGATCGCGACGTGCGGCGTATCGTAGAACGTACGGCGCTCGGAGTGCTGGGCGCGGAACCGGTTACACCTCACACCTTCCGCCACACCTTTGCCACGCACCTGCTCGACGGGGGGGCGGATCTCCGCACGGTACAGGAGCTTCTCGGCCACGCGAGCATTGGCACGACGCAAGTCTACACCCACGTATCCCAAGCACGGCTGCGGGAAACGTACAGGCGGACGCATCCGCGCGCGTAG
- the flgB gene encoding flagellar basal body rod protein FlgB encodes MGVSPVTDALHRAVRVSFAVRDVAAHNLANADTPGYKRFAAVLAEVDRGAEGKGSWEARRTDVRHFPFFAEKSGEAPPVRVVRDETTSARLNGNNVDVDAELVRLMDEQLRAYTLLGLLGQTYARYRDALRGS; translated from the coding sequence ATGGGCGTAAGTCCCGTGACCGACGCCCTACACCGTGCGGTTCGCGTTTCGTTTGCCGTGCGCGACGTCGCGGCGCACAACCTGGCCAACGCGGATACCCCCGGGTACAAGCGGTTTGCCGCGGTGTTGGCGGAGGTAGACCGCGGCGCAGAGGGAAAAGGTTCGTGGGAGGCCCGCCGCACGGACGTTCGACACTTTCCCTTTTTCGCAGAGAAATCCGGAGAGGCTCCTCCGGTACGCGTCGTCCGGGACGAGACCACGAGCGCGCGGCTCAACGGAAACAACGTAGACGTGGATGCGGAGCTCGTCCGTCTCATGGACGAGCAGCTCCGCGCCTACACCCTCCTCGGTCTTCTCGGGCAGACGTACGCCCGCTACCGCGATGCCTTGCGCGGTTCGTGA
- the flgC gene encoding flagellar basal body rod protein FlgC produces MFLSSFRISGSAITAGRLRLDLIAENLANADSTRVDGREGPYRRKLAVFEAVEGGGFADALAAASSSLGGVHVRAVVEDPAPPKLVYDPEHPDAEADGYVRYPNVDAPKEMADLLAAQRYYELNANVLDASKALVQRLLDLGRA; encoded by the coding sequence GTGTTCCTCTCCTCGTTTCGCATCAGCGGGTCCGCGATTACGGCGGGACGGCTTCGCCTGGACCTCATTGCGGAAAACCTGGCCAACGCCGATTCGACCCGGGTAGACGGGCGGGAAGGCCCGTACCGGCGAAAGCTGGCCGTATTTGAAGCGGTCGAAGGGGGAGGCTTTGCCGACGCCTTGGCGGCCGCCTCGTCTTCTCTCGGGGGAGTACACGTGCGGGCCGTCGTAGAAGATCCCGCCCCGCCCAAGTTGGTCTACGATCCTGAGCATCCGGACGCGGAGGCGGACGGCTACGTACGCTACCCCAACGTCGACGCCCCCAAGGAAATGGCCGATCTCTTGGCGGCGCAAAGGTACTACGAGCTCAACGCAAACGTCCTCGACGCGTCCAAGGCATTGGTTCAGCGGCTTCTCGACCTCGGCCGTGCCTAG
- the codY gene encoding GTP-sensing pleiotropic transcriptional regulator CodY, with product MSLLQKVRKINRLLQTSATTHVNFHEMAEVLRDTIEANVYILSRKGKVLGYSLHHEIENERMKEILSERRFPEWYNEELLKVTETRTNIPIEDVLTAFPVEMKDEFKDGLTTVVPIVGAGDRLGTLVLARLHKEFTEDDLVLAEYGATVVGTEILRERAEMIEQDARNRAIVQMAISSLSYSELEAVEHIFEELGGTEGLLVASKIADRVGITRSVIVNALRKLESAGVIESRSLGMKGTYIKILNDKLLEELAKVRS from the coding sequence ATGAGCCTGCTGCAAAAGGTGCGAAAGATCAACCGACTTCTTCAGACGTCTGCCACTACGCACGTAAACTTTCACGAGATGGCCGAAGTCCTCCGGGACACGATCGAGGCCAACGTGTACATTTTGAGCCGCAAGGGGAAGGTGCTCGGGTACTCCCTGCACCACGAAATCGAAAACGAGAGGATGAAGGAAATCCTCTCCGAGCGCCGCTTCCCCGAGTGGTACAACGAAGAGCTCCTCAAGGTCACGGAGACGCGGACGAACATCCCCATTGAGGACGTGCTTACGGCTTTCCCCGTGGAAATGAAAGACGAGTTCAAGGACGGGCTTACGACCGTCGTCCCGATCGTGGGCGCCGGCGACCGCCTGGGTACGCTTGTCCTTGCCCGACTCCACAAAGAATTTACGGAGGATGACCTCGTGCTCGCCGAATACGGGGCGACCGTCGTCGGCACGGAAATCCTGCGCGAGCGCGCCGAAATGATCGAACAAGATGCGCGCAACCGCGCCATCGTGCAGATGGCCATAAGCTCCCTTTCCTACAGCGAGCTCGAAGCTGTGGAGCACATTTTCGAAGAACTCGGGGGTACGGAGGGTCTCCTCGTGGCGAGCAAGATCGCCGACCGCGTGGGGATTACCCGTTCCGTGATCGTAAACGCCCTGCGCAAGTTGGAAAGCGCCGGCGTGATCGAGTCCCGTTCTCTGGGGATGAAGGGGACGTACATCAAGATCCTCAACGACAAGCTCCTGGAAGAGCTCGCCAAGGTGCGGAGCTGA
- the fliF gene encoding flagellar basal-body MS-ring/collar protein FliF, producing the protein MGEIGQSIRQIASRLVSWYGSLSRGARIVGIFGIVFFFLLLVYLLYAVKHVDYVPTYRNLSERETGEIAARLKELGVRYRITADGRGIDVERDRATEVKVALAKEGIPHQGTITLEDLLKGSPFGYSEREFNALTREARQNALRNLLVRGIRGIRDAQVLLVEPEPSIWVSDTPRSASASVVLTLEPGVVLTPEQVRAIYHLIAHSVPNLPVENIALTDQSGRLLDPGDGVGGVDQLLAVRRRLEQETQQSIERLLAPMLAGRGEATVQVTLALDFSKEQREEQRVEPQGSGDTGVVLSRETQEETWKGGPPPAAGVPGVGANEPPTYQAPAGGGGGGEGSRRSERVNYEVTRVHQIREAQPFRVRSVAVNVAVGLPDPTAPEAQRLKEDIQAAVGQVAGALVDTPGGSAQATVLLYARTSHPAQAPGAAPGGWPGGVWVWAFGAGLLLLLAGGLFFLRRRREEVSVPPPSAVEVPPKEAARSEEPLVLEVTDEERMLRQLARLAEERPKEFAQILRAWLKEEA; encoded by the coding sequence ATGGGAGAAATCGGACAAAGCATCCGGCAGATCGCGTCGCGGTTGGTGTCGTGGTACGGATCCCTTTCCCGAGGAGCGCGGATCGTCGGGATCTTCGGCATCGTCTTTTTCTTTCTCCTTCTCGTGTACCTCCTCTACGCCGTAAAGCACGTGGACTATGTCCCCACCTATCGCAACCTATCGGAACGGGAAACCGGTGAAATCGCCGCCCGCCTTAAGGAACTCGGGGTACGCTATCGCATCACCGCCGACGGTCGCGGGATCGACGTCGAGCGCGACCGGGCGACGGAAGTCAAGGTCGCCCTCGCCAAGGAGGGAATCCCCCATCAGGGGACGATCACCCTCGAGGATCTCCTCAAGGGTTCCCCCTTCGGGTATTCCGAACGCGAGTTCAACGCTCTCACGCGGGAGGCGCGGCAGAACGCCTTGCGCAACCTCCTCGTTCGTGGGATTCGGGGGATCCGCGACGCACAGGTCCTCCTCGTGGAGCCGGAGCCGAGCATCTGGGTGAGCGACACCCCCCGAAGCGCTTCTGCGTCTGTCGTCCTCACCCTCGAGCCCGGGGTGGTCCTCACCCCCGAACAGGTGCGCGCCATCTACCACCTCATCGCCCACAGCGTTCCCAACCTCCCCGTGGAGAACATCGCCCTCACGGACCAAAGCGGTCGCCTCCTCGATCCGGGGGACGGGGTAGGGGGCGTGGACCAACTCCTCGCCGTGCGCCGACGTCTCGAGCAGGAAACCCAGCAGAGCATCGAACGCCTTCTCGCGCCCATGCTCGCCGGTCGGGGGGAAGCCACCGTGCAGGTGACGTTGGCGCTCGACTTTTCCAAAGAGCAGCGCGAGGAGCAGCGCGTCGAACCTCAGGGCTCGGGAGACACCGGAGTGGTTTTGAGCCGGGAGACGCAGGAAGAAACGTGGAAGGGAGGGCCGCCGCCCGCGGCAGGGGTGCCCGGGGTCGGTGCCAACGAGCCGCCCACGTACCAGGCTCCGGCGGGAGGCGGCGGAGGCGGCGAAGGGTCGAGGCGCAGCGAACGCGTGAACTACGAGGTGACGCGCGTCCACCAAATCCGGGAAGCCCAGCCCTTCCGCGTACGCAGCGTGGCGGTGAACGTCGCCGTCGGTCTCCCCGATCCCACCGCTCCGGAGGCGCAGAGGCTCAAAGAAGATATCCAGGCGGCGGTAGGCCAAGTGGCGGGCGCCCTTGTCGACACGCCGGGAGGGAGCGCCCAGGCCACCGTCCTCTTGTACGCCCGGACGTCACACCCGGCGCAGGCGCCCGGAGCGGCCCCCGGAGGTTGGCCGGGCGGTGTGTGGGTGTGGGCCTTCGGCGCGGGGCTCCTCCTTCTCCTCGCTGGCGGTCTCTTCTTCCTCCGCCGTCGGCGGGAGGAGGTTTCGGTACCGCCGCCCTCCGCGGTCGAGGTTCCGCCGAAGGAGGCCGCGCGGAGCGAAGAACCTCTCGTCCTCGAGGTTACCGACGAGGAGCGGATGCTTCGGCAGCTCGCCCGTCTGGCCGAAGAGCGGCCCAAGGAGTTCGCTCAAATCTTGCGCGCCTGGCTTAAGGAAGAAGCCTGA
- the topA gene encoding type I DNA topoisomerase yields the protein MGEALVIVESPAKAKTIAKFLGRGVRVVASMGHVRDLPKSQLGVDIENGFTPKYITIRGKGQVLKELKERAKKAEKIYLASDPDREGEAIAWHLAQYLGLDPNSPIRVVFHEITKPAVQASFREPRAIDQRLVDAQQARRILDRLVGYKLSPLLWQKVKRGLSAGRVQSAALKLVVDREREIEAFVPEEYWTLTAYLRAGEGEFSAEFVGFGEDKVPLRSREDVDAVLRKLEGAEFVVAAVETKPRRRSAPPPFTTSTLQQEASKRLGFRPARTMRVAQELYEGLPVGDEGPVGLITYMRTDSTRLSPLAVEAGQAFIRETYGSEYVGQVSAGKKRENVQDAHEAIRPTDVRRTPEAVKPYLSRDQYRLYKLIWERFVASLMAPAVYNATSATLAAGEARFRASGSVLVFPGFLRVYADVKEDAAEKEREEERSLPPLAAGERLELLRFEPKQHFTQPPARYTEAQLVKAMEELGIGRPSTYAPTLETLTKRRYVVLEDRRLRPTELGRLVTELLEGHFPEIVDVGFTANLESQLDQIEEGKLPWRRVLEEFYAWFSERLREAERTIARVELAPQYAGENCPVCGRPLVIKEGRYGPFLACSGYPECTYTRPLLKSLDIPCPKCKQGVLVERRSRKGRVFYGCSRYPECDFVVWQKPDPTPCPVCGGLLVIERNGRLRCTSCGATFTREELERGKAPEVESPERPLISEGAHTDEAREALSAGSPEGRKGSAKRKG from the coding sequence TTGGGAGAGGCGTTGGTCATCGTCGAGTCGCCGGCCAAGGCCAAGACGATTGCGAAGTTCCTCGGGCGCGGCGTGCGCGTCGTGGCGTCCATGGGCCACGTACGCGACCTACCGAAGAGCCAGCTCGGGGTAGACATCGAAAACGGGTTCACCCCGAAATACATCACGATCCGCGGGAAGGGGCAGGTGCTCAAGGAACTCAAGGAGCGCGCGAAAAAGGCGGAGAAGATCTACCTCGCCTCCGACCCAGACCGCGAAGGTGAGGCGATCGCCTGGCACCTCGCCCAGTACCTCGGCCTCGACCCCAATTCTCCGATTCGCGTCGTCTTCCACGAAATCACGAAGCCGGCGGTGCAGGCGTCCTTTCGCGAACCGCGGGCTATCGACCAGCGGCTCGTAGACGCGCAGCAGGCGCGCCGGATTCTCGATCGCCTCGTGGGATACAAGCTCTCGCCTCTTCTCTGGCAAAAGGTCAAGCGCGGGCTTTCGGCGGGGCGCGTGCAGTCTGCGGCCCTCAAGCTCGTCGTCGACCGGGAGCGAGAAATTGAGGCGTTCGTTCCCGAAGAGTACTGGACCCTCACGGCCTACCTGCGGGCGGGCGAAGGGGAGTTCTCCGCGGAATTCGTGGGCTTCGGCGAAGACAAGGTCCCCCTTCGTTCCCGGGAGGACGTGGACGCCGTCCTCCGGAAACTCGAGGGTGCGGAGTTCGTCGTCGCCGCCGTGGAGACGAAGCCGCGTCGGCGCTCGGCGCCGCCGCCGTTTACGACGAGCACGCTGCAACAGGAAGCCTCTAAGCGCTTGGGCTTTCGTCCGGCGCGCACGATGCGCGTGGCCCAAGAGCTCTACGAAGGTCTTCCCGTAGGCGACGAGGGCCCTGTGGGTCTCATCACCTACATGCGCACGGATTCCACCCGCCTTTCTCCCCTTGCCGTCGAGGCGGGCCAGGCCTTCATCCGCGAGACGTACGGTTCGGAATACGTGGGGCAGGTGAGCGCGGGCAAAAAGCGCGAGAACGTCCAGGACGCCCACGAGGCAATTCGCCCTACGGACGTCCGGCGGACGCCGGAAGCCGTAAAGCCGTACCTCTCTCGCGACCAGTACCGCCTGTACAAGCTCATCTGGGAGAGGTTCGTGGCGAGCCTCATGGCTCCGGCGGTGTACAACGCTACGAGCGCCACGCTTGCCGCGGGAGAGGCGCGCTTTCGGGCGAGCGGGTCCGTCCTCGTCTTCCCCGGTTTCCTCCGGGTGTACGCGGACGTAAAGGAAGACGCCGCCGAAAAGGAAAGGGAAGAGGAACGCTCCCTGCCGCCCCTCGCCGCAGGGGAACGTCTCGAACTCCTTCGCTTCGAGCCCAAGCAGCACTTCACCCAACCGCCCGCGCGCTACACGGAAGCGCAGCTCGTCAAGGCCATGGAGGAACTCGGAATTGGACGCCCGAGTACCTACGCCCCCACCCTCGAAACCCTGACGAAGCGGCGCTACGTGGTCCTCGAAGATCGCCGCCTCCGTCCTACGGAACTCGGGCGCCTGGTCACGGAGCTCCTCGAGGGGCACTTCCCGGAAATCGTCGACGTAGGCTTTACCGCCAACCTCGAGTCCCAGCTCGACCAAATCGAGGAGGGTAAGCTTCCGTGGCGCCGGGTGCTCGAGGAGTTTTACGCGTGGTTTTCCGAACGCCTTCGGGAGGCCGAACGCACGATCGCCCGCGTCGAACTCGCGCCGCAGTACGCGGGGGAAAATTGCCCCGTGTGTGGACGCCCGCTCGTCATCAAGGAAGGCAGGTACGGGCCCTTCTTGGCCTGCTCCGGCTACCCCGAGTGCACGTACACCCGCCCGCTCCTTAAGTCCCTGGACATCCCATGCCCCAAGTGCAAGCAGGGGGTGCTCGTGGAACGCCGGAGTCGCAAGGGGCGGGTGTTTTACGGGTGCAGCCGCTACCCGGAGTGCGACTTCGTCGTGTGGCAAAAGCCCGATCCCACCCCTTGTCCCGTATGCGGCGGCCTCCTCGTCATCGAGCGCAACGGTCGACTCCGCTGCACTTCCTGTGGGGCCACGTTCACCCGAGAGGAGCTCGAACGGGGCAAAGCTCCGGAGGTGGAGAGCCCGGAACGCCCCCTCATCTCAGAAGGAGCGCACACCGACGAGGCGCGCGAAGCCCTTTCGGCGGGATCGCCGGAGGGGAGAAAGGGTTCGGCAAAGCGGAAGGGTTGA
- the dprA gene encoding DNA-processing protein DprA, giving the protein MTEADLLAAAVLHGVHGVGQRRLWRVYELLSGAFHLLCTREGWERVRAGRALPEDVLRAAEEHFARICGGGEVPPKPRDVRILWWGDSEYPRGLREISDPPFLLYARGDLDALALPPVAVVGTRRPTAYGLLVAERFAAGFVAEGAAVVSGMAFGIDAAAHRSALRARGRTVAVLASGVDVPTPAAHRRLYEEILAGGGLVLSEMPLGTAAERGLFPLRNRLLSGVSRAVLVVESRPRGGAMLTAEWAQTHGRLLFAVPGPVFSPASEGPNRLLAAGARPALSPGEVLAHLSSESPGEFRPSSQAEGAFRPPPPQDKEAGAAPESPSARRAFAPEEQAILARLGAAPRTIEELLRELSLEPSALYALLIRLELAGLVRRLPGGRYARAEEK; this is encoded by the coding sequence CTCTGGCGGGTGTACGAGCTCCTTTCCGGCGCCTTTCACCTCCTCTGCACCCGGGAGGGGTGGGAGCGGGTGCGCGCAGGGCGTGCCCTTCCTGAGGATGTCCTACGGGCGGCGGAGGAGCATTTTGCACGCATTTGCGGCGGAGGGGAGGTCCCACCGAAACCTCGAGATGTGCGCATCCTGTGGTGGGGCGATTCGGAATACCCTCGGGGACTTCGGGAGATCTCCGACCCTCCCTTCCTTCTCTACGCCCGCGGCGACCTCGACGCGCTCGCGCTTCCCCCGGTAGCTGTGGTAGGGACCCGGAGGCCTACGGCTTACGGCCTCCTCGTCGCCGAACGGTTCGCCGCGGGTTTTGTCGCCGAGGGGGCCGCGGTCGTAAGCGGCATGGCCTTCGGGATCGACGCTGCGGCGCACCGCTCGGCCTTACGGGCCCGAGGCCGGACGGTCGCCGTCCTCGCCTCCGGGGTGGACGTGCCGACGCCGGCGGCGCACCGGCGGCTGTACGAGGAAATCCTCGCAGGGGGAGGGCTCGTCCTCTCCGAAATGCCTCTCGGAACGGCGGCGGAGCGCGGCCTTTTCCCCCTGCGAAACCGCCTTTTGAGCGGCGTAAGTCGCGCCGTCCTCGTCGTGGAGAGCCGCCCCCGCGGCGGAGCGATGCTCACCGCGGAGTGGGCGCAAACACACGGCCGTCTCCTCTTCGCGGTTCCCGGGCCCGTGTTTTCTCCCGCAAGCGAGGGGCCGAACCGCCTTCTCGCCGCGGGAGCCCGTCCCGCCCTCTCCCCGGGCGAAGTCCTCGCGCACCTTTCGTCCGAGAGCCCGGGAGAATTCCGCCCTTCCTCGCAGGCCGAGGGAGCGTTTCGCCCTCCGCCCCCGCAAGACAAAGAAGCGGGTGCCGCACCCGAGTCGCCGTCCGCCCGCCGTGCGTTTGCCCCGGAAGAGCAGGCGATTCTCGCCCGGCTCGGCGCGGCGCCTCGAACGATAGAAGAGCTCCTCCGCGAACTCTCCTTGGAGCCATCGGCGCTTTACGCCCTCCTCATCCGCCTCGAACTTGCGGGGCTCGTCCGGCGGCTTCCCGGCGGGCGCTACGCCCGCGCGGAGGAGAAGTAG